A window of Seriola aureovittata isolate HTS-2021-v1 ecotype China chromosome 17, ASM2101889v1, whole genome shotgun sequence genomic DNA:
TCTTTACTGATAAATGTTATTGTAAAACTTGCTTAAGtatctaaaatatatataatctaAGTAATTATATCAACAGTGTACTTCAGCCTTATTTACCCTCCACTTCCCCCAAAGAGCATCACTGGCATGAGAGTTTCATCACTTCTTATTCTTACCGACTGTCATGTTGTTCTCAGGTCGTGTTCGTGAAAAAACCGGACGCCTTCTCGTCTCTGCCCTACCAGCAGTTCCCCTGTGAAAAGAAGCATGACATCTTTTTCGGTGACGAGAAGATCTATGCCCAGTACAGGTACTGTTCTGCTCCGCTGTTTGTGATTGTGTTGCCCAATAGATTTGTAATGGTTGTTTCTCACCAAGTTGAAGCCGTCAGCAACCACCTGTCAAATGGTCACACGTGTCTGGTCATAATCAGGGTAAGAGATGAAGGGTGTCTTGTTTGGTCCAGGCCTTGGACTTTTCAGTTTGGTTTGAACCAAAATAGCAGTATTTTTTTTGGATGGTTCAGAATTGCAGGAAGTTGAAGCAGGCTCATCATCCATTAAACAACAGAAGAAGTAAAACATCCAGAAGAGAAGTAAAAATGAGCCCCGCTGGCACatggggagaggaggagactagatatttaattataatttggTCTGATGACAAATTCAAAAGTCAACTTGAATACATCCATGAAAATGCCTAAACCTGCAAATCATGTTCTAACAGGAAAAGGATACGGAAAAGGCCGCCTGCCAAATTGTGTGCACTCGCAAAATTGGGCTTAACTTTCAGGTtcagaaaagcaaaacagaaacttGTTCAACATGGTTTTTTGATGTAGGGTTGTTTGAGGTAGTCGTATATAGTCGGttcattacctgcagtagattctgtTCAGTGCACTCCCAGGTAGGAAAGCCAAAAGGGGGGCACCATCAGACTAGCAGAGTGATGTTTTGCTGTGGGCGTGGCCACCAGAAAAAACGTGcttagacacttttaaaaacaaccacCGAAAAaatccaatatctgtttaaatgaagcttcatgtagaatattttcagtggtTTATCTTcccgtgaaaacagcactttcctttggcacgACATGTTTTCAACCACTATTCCTACGCAAAGGCTCACCTACGGAGCGCACTGTATTAcgccgcaggtcagctgagtgaatcgGAAAGCGGCGTAACACAGTGTTCTCCttaggtgtgtttgtgcacgggaatacggtagttcagcaGAACCTGAACTATACCTttttaaacctgaacctgattTCATGTGTTAGGCAGAGTTCTcacatgtgcatatgtgcataGCAAAACTGAAGTTAGGTGATCTGTTACTGTGTTCAGTGTCCTGCAGTGCAGACATATGAAAATACACAGTATAATTAAATTGATATTTAAGAAAATGTACACGTATATACGCACAGTGATAATATCGTGCTTCTCCACTACAGAGTTCACGTCTCTTTCTCTAATAGATGAATCACTGGAAACATACACAACCACAAGTGTTATGACTCAAAGTAGCAGCGTAAATGAGGAAAACCCTCCAGTGCTGTTTCCTCATGATGCCACAGTCTGTTCTTTGctcttgtttttgcttcttctGTCTCCCACTTAGAAAAGCTGGTCAGTCTAAAGTGCATGTGTTGACCAAAGTTTGCATGCAGCAAGGGTGAAAGTAActcatttgttttggttttaaatacTGACTGTGGTTTGTGATCGCGTTAGCCctcaaatctgatcaaacattctcctggtgtgtgtgtgtgtgtgtgtgtgtgtgtgtgtgtgtgtttgtttttgtgtgtttgtttgtttgtttgttatcaGGCATCTGCTGTTGTCAGAGTGTGTCCGCTGCTCAGAGCCTAAGGTCTTCTCCAGGTTTgaggagctggagcagcacATGAGGAAGCAGCACGAGCTCTTCTGTTGCAAGCTCTGCTCAAAGCACCTCAAGGTATACACAGTCCTTCCAAATTTAACAGACTAATCACACTCAAGACTGAAATTGAGAAATTGTCTGTCTGACCagttttagaattgattttgCAAGTGTagtatatgtacagtacatacaataTGATTGTGTACCACTAATAAGATCAGCTCAGAGCCAGGAAGCACTCTGGGGAGCTGAGGAATTTTTAGGAATCGACCAATTGTGGCAAAaatcatacatttaaaaaaaatgaataatctGTAGATAACTAAAATATTTATGCTTAAAATATGCAGTTTACTTTTTGTGCCAGCTGGGGGCATCAGAGCATCGTCTGTGACAACGGTAATTAACCATAACAACACAAGTCAATTACAGAATATCTCTCACAGTACAACGCCAACTTCAGTTATTACATGCAGTAAAAACATCAGTACACCTACTTGTCAGCAGTTAAAGGAGAAATCATAACATTTTCACAACTGTAAGTGTTTGCAATCAGGTTAACAACTTACAGTTATAGTTGATAGATGTAATTGTTCTGAGAACAGGTTGTTTGTGGCATTCTTAAATTAATAAGTAGATAATACCATATGTGCCGTGCTccaatgcaaatattttaattgtaagattttactttattgtactttatgacaaataaataactgaacaatATATACAGCTCTATTGCTTCATGTTGtgtcaaataaataacaagTTGGTGAGGGCAGAAATTGTCCCACCACACATGCAGCATGCTCTGCGCACCccaaatgacaggcacacagagagagggccGGTAAAGAAACAGACAGGGACAGTAGAACCTTTATGGTTTTTTCTCACGTCCCACTGATGCAGCAGGATTTCTCCCAGTGCTCATGATTCCCTGTCCAACCATGACAGACGGGTTCATTCATCAGACCCTCGTTCTTTAAACTTTACTTCTCCTGCCAGATCTTCGCCCATGAGCGGAAGTGGTACAACCGTAAGGAACTGGCACGTCACAGAGCGCACGGAGACCCAGACGACACCAGTCACCGAGGACACCCGCTCTGCAAGTTCTGCGATGACCGTTACCTTGATAATGATGAGCTGCTGAAACACTTGCGTAGGGACCACTTCTTCTGCCACTTCTGCGATGCAGACGGTTCTCAGGAATACTACAGGTGTGTGaagcagttacacacacagaaaacaatccTTGTTTGGTCATGAATCATCCACTGAACGGGAGAATAGTGAAGCCAGTTgttaaaacttttctttttaaacctaCTGTCAACAGTGATTACCTGTACTTGAGCGAGCACTTCAGAGAGAGTCACTACCTGTGTGAAGAAGGCCGCTGCGCCACAGAACAGTTCACCCATGCTTTTCGCACTGAGATCGACTACAAGGCGCACAAAGCTGCAGCGCACAGCAAGAACCGGGCCGAGGCTCGACAGAACCGCCACATCGACCTGCAGTTCAACTACGCCCCGAGACAACAGAGGAGAAATGAAGGTCGGTGAGGATGCTGcgtttgtgtctgtgagaggGAGACACACCCATATAACTGTGGTCAGGAGGcaaacgagtgtgtgtgtgtgtgtgtcctcaggtaTGGTGACGGGCGAGGACTACGAGGAGGCGCGTCACAaccgaggaggaagaggacggcCTCATGGGGGACAGAAGAGCTGGAGATATTCTCGGTGAGTCTGAGTGGCCAGTTCTGTGTTGACTAGATCAGCATCCAGTGGCTGTGATGGGGAGTGAACATGGAAAATATTTAACGAATGGCTGGCTGACACTGTCGCCCCTTGTATTGCtgaggtgcgtgtgtgtgcgtgcagtgATGTTTCAGTGCAAATTTCCAGACTATTTTCAGTCACGGTGCATTTTTGTCACGTCATTGGTTTTTCTTGTTGCTTCTGATTgaatgcgagtgtgtgtgtgtctgtccgtaCAGAGAAGACGAGGACAGGCAGATGGAAGCTGCTATGAGGGCGTCCATGGCGATGCGtcgacaggaggagagaggcgCCGTGCAGGAGAGGAGCGCTCCCAAACACTGCCGAGAGGAGAGGACGgagagaccagaaccagaagaGCCCAGACACAGGACCGGACACATCAAACCAACAAGCAAACCTCCAGGTGAAGAAAGTTACAGCTGTACTGACCAGCTGATGCGTGTTTCAGTATCATCGTTCAGTGATGATTGACAACAGACCCGTCTGTCGATGggctaaaaacacacacctgtttatttgcatgtaaagTGGagaagtgagatccgatcacaagtcGTCACCggagacacattttaaatccTGGTGTGAACTGACACTCAGAGCTGACCACCTGTAATCGGATCACTGAGGACACGTTTAAACCAGGTGTGAACGGGGCCTCTGACACATTTGTTGTCTCCTCTTTCACAGTAAGAACAATGAAGAGCAGTAATCCAGGAGAAGAGGATGACTTCCCAGCTCTGGGAGCCACAGCTGCAGCATCCATGTAATGttttacacacaacacaaactgaaattgtCCTCGTACGCTGTGATGTGCCGAAATGTTCAATGTCTGTCTTTGTCGTGCGTCTCCCTCCAGAGTGAAGTCGGCCCCTGCAGCGCTTCCAGCCGCCCGCGCAGCTTTGAAGGAAGACGACTTCCCGAGCCTCTCGGCTGTTGCTGTCACGTCCCCCATGACCCCAGCTTACTCTGCCCAACCCAGGAAGACTTCCTCTTTCCAAGAGGAGGATTTCCCCGCCCTCGTGTCCAAAATCCGGCCCCTCAAACCTACAGGGGGAACCAAATCTGCGTGGTCCAACAATACTGCTGTGGCTAAACCCATGACTcatccccctccctcctccagacCTCCCCCTAACTTTACATCCGTGCCCTCTGGCCcccagctcctctcctcctcaacTTCTGCGTCGtcgaggaggaaaaagaaagtgggAGAGAATGGGAAGGCAGCATCTACCCGGTCTCCTCCTTTCTCCGATGATGAGAGCAGAGGGATGACGCAGCAGGAGTTCCGCTCGGTGCCCACCATGTTGGAtatctcctctctgctcacgGTCAAAGGAGGCAACAGCAAACCCTCCACCGTGACCTCCATCTCCTCAaaccccacccccaacaccGAGACCCCTACCTCCAAAGCcagcaagaagaaaaaacagcagaagaacaCGGCGGCTCCCTCCACGTCTGTGTCCTCAACCGCAGCCACAACTGTAAACACCATCTCAGTGGAAACAGCTGCACAGAAGGAAAACGTCCCTGAGAAAACCTGCAACAAacctctctccagctctgtgaCAGCGGCGCTGACCGGCGGGGTGGTGAACGGCCACCCTGAGAAATCGCCACCCGTTAGCAAGGAGGCCGTTGCGGTAACGCCTCACCCCAACACAGACCCCCCTCTTGAGCAGGAAGAAGAGTTTCCTGCTCTCATGACCAAGAAACCTCCACCAGGTACGATGAGCATGCCAATATCCAAAACACTTCAATGATCATTTGACAtattctctgtttttcctggATGTTGTGATGAACTGAGGCtcgtgtttgtgtctgttatttctctcctctcctgctttcTGTTTCATTGTGTGTGACAGTCGCATGTGAAGCGACATGTCTGCCAAAGAAACTGATCAAACTTATCTAAGCAGCTCATAGATATATTGATTTATCTCCTTGGGAAAAGgaaatgttactgttactgtttgtgAACGTCAATAGCTGGCACCTTTTCAcaaaggctaacgttagctagttaAAGCTAACAGCTCATAACGTGAGCTGGGTGCCCACAGTGTTAGCAGGCTACTGTCATTACTGTTCAGTCAAAATGTAACGCCgtctttttaaatgaactcaGTGCTGTACTTTCACACCATCGGTCTGTCGCcgtgtttctgttttttgctgtgGTAATGAATCTAGAGAATAGATAATCGAGGAACAAACCGGTGTTTGAGCTCTACTACACTAATATTCTAGTATCGTGACGTCCGTCCTCCCCACACACACGGAGCAGAGATGAGACGAGCTGATCCTTCGTTACGTTAAGTTCAAGAAAAGCTTTTCAACATGTCTTATAAATCTCTctaaaaaacaaagatggacaGACGTCGACTCCCAACGTCTTGAAACTGGGGACCGAATATCAGCATTGTTTAAACACAGAGGCGAGGGTGGTGTTCTGTCGCTTCACGTCGGTGTAGTTTGCATGAGTTGTTTTCTGAGTTGGATTTCAAATGGAGAGGAAGCGGGGCTCTGCAGGAGGACACCCGCTGACTGAAGAGATAGGAAGTGACAGAAGAAGTAGCTCACGCTGTGTTTGTCTATCAGGCTTCAAGACCTCCTTCCCAATGAAGGCCTCAGCTCCTGCCCCATCCTCCACaatgcccccacccccacctggTCTGGGAGTCTCAGCCCCGAAGCCCCCCCCAGGCTTCACTGGGATCCCCCTCAACAGCAACGTGGTGGAACCTGCTCCTTCTGCCGTCAACCTGTAAGCCGCTTCCCTTTTTTATACGTCATCTCCTGATGTTGCTGTTCTCTCGTACAAatcgtcttttctttttcttttcctgcccCCAGCCCCCCCAAGGTGTCGAGCAGCGGTTACCTAGTGCCAGAGGACTTCCAGCAGAGGAACCTGGAGCTGATCCAGTCCATCAGAAAGTACCTCCACAACGACGAGTCAAAGTTCAACCAGTTCAAAAACTACTCTGCACAGTTCAGACAGGTACTCACCTCAGTTCTGACCTTTCTGTTTAGATCAGTGTTTCTCAGACTTTTTCAGACCACTTAACCACTAAAATTAAACTCCACCACCTAAAtccagggggggggggtgacactTTAATGATTTCATTGGATAGGACAGTGACGGCAGACAGAGAGTAGGAGAAAGACATGAACAGAGCCGATGACTCTGATCAGAAAATGTGTAATAGCTAAGAGCGAGCGCTTTAATCCCTCAGCCATCTGCTCACCTCAACCAGGTGAAGATGTTGTGATTATCATGAAACCTTGCGGCTCACACGCTGCACGGCAACAAGCGTTGTTATTTATGTAACGTCGGTCTCGGTCATTGTGACTAAATTACCACTAAAACTCAACACTGACGCACTTCCTGTTGTGTCCGTAATGTCGGAGGTTTCATTCGATTTCCTGTTAATTGACACGGTCTTGATCCTCCGTCCATgatcttctctgctctctgtgtttgataattaaacacagagagataaTTAACCGTTAGCTTCATCCACATCTCCTTTCAAACGTTACGCTGataattttttacataaatagaaaaacattgGAATTGGAAAGCAATTGAAAATGCtgttgatttaatattgaaaacaactTTGTGCTCACTCGCTGACAGTTTGAGGAACACTAAATTTaaaacttaataaaatgtaatattttaactCATTTACTGGCCGACTCCACCACACTGTGAGAGGCTGTTTCAGACGTGGCCTCTTCATCCGTTGATCACAGATTTTACTCCAGGACTTGTGTTCTTGTTCCCAGGGTGTGATATCCGCCGCCCAGTATCACCGCAGCTGTAAGGACCTGCTCGGAGATGATTTCAACCGCATCTTCAATGAGCTGCTGGTGCTGTTGCCGGACACCGggaagcagcaggagctgctGAGCGCCCACGGAGACTGTAAGGCCCTGGAGAAGCAGTCGGGGGccggaggaggaaagaagaacaagaacaagaagaacGCCTGGCAGACGCCCGCCACGGCGGCTAACGTAGCGGCGGAGCTGGACTGCCAGGTGTGCCCCACGTGCAGACAGGTACTGGCTCCCAAAGACTTCAACTCCCACAAAACCCTGCACATCAGGGAGAGTGAGGAGTTCCCTTCCTTGCAGTCAATTAGCCGTATCATTAGCTAGCCCCCGGTTTCCCCTCTGTGAGGCAGATTTTCAGTTGCCCCCCCGCAGGAGCCAGAGCGGAGAACAGCCCGCTCACCTCGGAGGAGCCGGGGCCCAGATCTCACGTCGAAGGTGAATTTAAGAAggtgtatgatgtttttactttctgcTGAGGATTACATTGATAGGTTTGTGTGAATGGTTTTACAGTTTAGACACGGTTCAACTGGCCTCCTTTCAGGACGTCTCCAGCTGGCACTGGCGCCGGCAACGTCCAACCAGAACTATCCATTTATTTAATGACAGCAGAGACACGAGCAAAAGGCTTTACTTGAATAATTCTTTGCTCCCCAATACAAAGTAATGTTGATTTGCATTTTGTACCATGCTTTGTGCTTTCACACAGATAACAACAATGTCTTTTGTCAACAGCAGAGTTGATAAAGTTATGTATGATTCCCCCGAGGGACCGCTTGGTTAAATAacagaataaacacaaacatgttcagttcaacattttagaaCCATATTTATTTAAGTGTAGCTGGTTAATTACTTCTAACAGCTGGCTGCTTGGTGCGGAGGAAGTGAGCGGATCGTTTCCTGTCGGAGGCGTCACGCAGGAGGGTGAGTGACGGGACGGAGGCTGCTTCAGGAATCAGAACAAATTCACACGTTAAATGTTTTTCTACTCTGTTTTCAATGATTCTGCTCGAGTCACTCACCAGTAGATCTGGTTTAATGGTCGACAGGTAGACGGGTTAATCAGGTGTTAAATGGAAACTAAAGACCTTAACGATCAAAGAGTCCTCGCCTGTTTTAGAACAGTAGATCTCCTTTTTAAGGAGGAGCGGGTGGGATGATGTTAACCACTGAGGATCCCAGCAGctgccttttatttattatgttatacGTTTCTTTATAAAATGAGTTCTGGTTCTGATGATGCTGGCAACACAAAACAAGTCTTTCCCACCACTGCAGTCTCGAATTAAAGCTTTGACACACGGcacatgtttcctgtttgttagggggcgtgtgtgtgtgtgtgtgtgtgtgcgtgtgtgagagagagagacacagagtaACATGTATGGATGATCATATTCTTTagacaaatgttttattaattagccgattgacagaaaattaaccgGTAGCCATTTTTATAACGATTCAAATTTCTCCAGAGgatctctgctgcttttcttctctttaaattatgataaaaatgttttctaatgttttaaagACCAAAATAACAAAcgaatgaaaaaataattggcagattaattgatagcTGCAGCCTTAATaatcttgttttgtgttttgaacaGCACTGTTATAAATGTGGGGAAAGCAAAAACTAGCTAATCAGAACTGCAGCGATATTCTGTCAGGTCATGAAATGTGGGGAATTTGTTTGGATTGAAACCATTTAATGATTCTGTTTAACTGCCACTTCCTTCATTTCATCCCTGAAATACTGAAAAGAAATCTTGATCGTTTGTCAGCGAGCGCCAACTTTGATTCCAAGTCTTAattgttgattttaaaaaattgtatgTCGTTGAAAAATGGAACAAACTTCACACATTAAACTCAGGCACAGAAACAGGCAGTCCAAAACatgttatctttttttattggaGTGACGGTCAGACTGCAGTCCAGAGACATTCAGCTAATAGACAGTGACACACATCTCTGTACACGGCGTTTTTACACCTTCAGAACAGGAAGAAACAACTCAGAAGAAACAAGTTAAAGGGGAAGCACACGACAAAATCAATGTTTACTTGTTTGTTAAATTGGGTtaggtttttttcttctttcatcatCTGCATTAATGGGGGAGATGTTGTAATATTGACCTCATAGTTGATGTCACTGGCGTTACTACATGTCATAACCTTTTATCTCAGTCTAACAAAACGACGGCGTGATCACACGAAACTTTGATTTTGGTGCCGACGGCCCCTTTAATAGTGGTCAAACAAAGTATCTCCAACAAAGAGTGCATTCTAGATCATAAATaatcatcattaatattattttttattttcagtagtACAGGACAAACCAGACCCTGGACATCATCACACACAGGTTCCATTTACTTCAATAACATACTGAATTTTACAATCAACCAATACCACGGTAGTGTACATGGGCCGGAGCACGAAACACAGAAAATgcttgtattattatttttatctacCACACTTGACTGAAGAGACCGAAGCACTGAGAACAATAATACAACCTGACCTGACAGCACCCCAAACTACCCAACGGTACCCCAGTAATGCCTCCATCATACCCCAGTCACACCCCACCGCCTCGCTGCAGACTAGCAGCCCAGTAACAGCTGAGATGTAGAGGACTATACTGGTGGTTTCTCATATTTCAGCATCTTCATACTTtacattattagatttttaaatgGGTTTCTATGGGAgctaaaataaacttaaatctatcactattaatatttatttaacttgaatCCAGTTTA
This region includes:
- the znf598 gene encoding E3 ubiquitin-protein ligase ZNF598 yields the protein MDPTPTKETEKHCVLCCQEVDIFALGKCDHPVCYRCSTKMRVLCEQKYCAVCREELDKVVFVKKPDAFSSLPYQQFPCEKKHDIFFGDEKIYAQYRHLLLSECVRCSEPKVFSRFEELEQHMRKQHELFCCKLCSKHLKIFAHERKWYNRKELARHRAHGDPDDTSHRGHPLCKFCDDRYLDNDELLKHLRRDHFFCHFCDADGSQEYYSDYLYLSEHFRESHYLCEEGRCATEQFTHAFRTEIDYKAHKAAAHSKNRAEARQNRHIDLQFNYAPRQQRRNEGMVTGEDYEEARHNRGGRGRPHGGQKSWRYSREDEDRQMEAAMRASMAMRRQEERGAVQERSAPKHCREERTERPEPEEPRHRTGHIKPTSKPPVRTMKSSNPGEEDDFPALGATAAASIVKSAPAALPAARAALKEDDFPSLSAVAVTSPMTPAYSAQPRKTSSFQEEDFPALVSKIRPLKPTGGTKSAWSNNTAVAKPMTHPPPSSRPPPNFTSVPSGPQLLSSSTSASSRRKKKVGENGKAASTRSPPFSDDESRGMTQQEFRSVPTMLDISSLLTVKGGNSKPSTVTSISSNPTPNTETPTSKASKKKKQQKNTAAPSTSVSSTAATTVNTISVETAAQKENVPEKTCNKPLSSSVTAALTGGVVNGHPEKSPPVSKEAVAVTPHPNTDPPLEQEEEFPALMTKKPPPGFKTSFPMKASAPAPSSTMPPPPPGLGVSAPKPPPGFTGIPLNSNVVEPAPSAVNLPPKVSSSGYLVPEDFQQRNLELIQSIRKYLHNDESKFNQFKNYSAQFRQGVISAAQYHRSCKDLLGDDFNRIFNELLVLLPDTGKQQELLSAHGDCKALEKQSGAGGGKKNKNKKNAWQTPATAANVAAELDCQVCPTCRQVLAPKDFNSHKTLHIRESEEFPSLQSISRIIS